A window of the Acidobacteriota bacterium genome harbors these coding sequences:
- a CDS encoding sodium ion-translocating decarboxylase subunit beta translates to MLEHLLRYLDGTGFKAFTWENAVMIAVALVVIYLAVRWEFEPLLLLPIGFGALIANIPGSPLMMPPHGEEIGGLFWYLYHGVSWEIFPPVIFLGVGALTDFGPLIANPRTILLGAAAQFGIFATLLGAIALGFVPKEAASICIIGGADGPTAIFTATKLAPHLLGPIAVAAYSYMALVPLIQPPIMRLLTTRKERQIVMQNLRPVSRREKILFPIVVTILCNIFVPPTAALVGMLMFGNLIREVGIVERIVRTAQNELINIVTIFLGLCVGCSMDRTFLRPQTIKIICLGAVAFAFATAAGLLVAKFMNLFSKNKINPLIGSAGVSAVPMAARVSHTVGQEANPQNYLLMHAMGPNVAGVIGTAVAAGILISILG, encoded by the coding sequence ATGCTGGAGCATCTCCTGCGCTACCTGGACGGCACCGGATTCAAGGCGTTCACCTGGGAAAACGCGGTGATGATCGCCGTGGCGCTCGTGGTTATCTACCTCGCGGTGCGCTGGGAGTTCGAACCGCTGCTCCTGCTGCCCATCGGCTTCGGCGCGCTCATCGCCAACATTCCGGGTTCGCCGTTGATGATGCCGCCCCACGGCGAAGAGATCGGCGGCCTGTTCTGGTACCTCTACCACGGAGTCAGCTGGGAGATCTTCCCGCCCGTCATCTTCCTGGGCGTCGGGGCGCTCACCGACTTCGGCCCCCTCATCGCCAACCCCCGCACCATCCTGCTCGGGGCCGCGGCCCAGTTCGGGATCTTCGCCACCCTGCTCGGCGCCATCGCCCTCGGGTTCGTGCCCAAGGAAGCCGCGTCCATCTGCATTATCGGGGGCGCCGACGGCCCCACCGCGATCTTCACCGCCACGAAGCTGGCGCCCCACCTGCTCGGCCCCATCGCCGTCGCCGCTTACTCCTACATGGCCCTGGTCCCGCTCATCCAGCCACCCATCATGCGGCTGCTCACCACGCGGAAGGAGCGCCAGATCGTCATGCAGAACCTCCGGCCGGTGAGCCGGCGCGAAAAGATCTTGTTCCCCATCGTGGTCACGATTCTGTGCAACATCTTCGTGCCGCCCACCGCCGCGCTGGTGGGCATGCTCATGTTCGGCAACCTGATCCGCGAGGTGGGCATCGTGGAGCGGATTGTCCGCACCGCCCAGAACGAGCTTATCAACATCGTCACCATCTTCCTCGGCCTGTGCGTCGGCTGCAGCATGGACCGCACCTTCCTCCGACCCCAGACGATCAAGATCATCTGCCTCGGCGCGGTGGCCTTCGCCTTCGCCACGGCCGCCGGCCTGCTCGTCGCCAAGTTCATGAACCTGTTCTCGAAGAACAAGATCAACCCGCTCATCGGCTCGGCAGGCGTCTCGGCCGTCCCCATGGCCGCGCGGGTGTCCCACACCGTCGGCCAGGAGGCCAATCCGCAAAACTACCTGCTGATGCACGCCATGGGCCCCAACGTGGCCGGCGTCATCGGCACGGCGGTGGCCGCGGGGATTCTCATCTCGATCCTGGGCTGA